In the genome of Pelobacter seleniigenes DSM 18267, one region contains:
- a CDS encoding energy transducer TonB, translated as MPGNDRRLELVHACRNRALLQLCCSKLEAGAVAIGMTFLLFAVLPLALHPGSAPILSPQVVEPIAVIRLSPPPSPPERQQRPKPESSRSEAVKALPKRAFQPLQAQSLTLPLALNPQLTDLPMVPDLPAATFPESVGDFAVPEVFDVGDLDQPLMALARQQPLYPFYAKQRRIEGAVRVRFIVNKEGRVENISIVDAKPAEVFEESVIHCVSSWRFRPGTIDGVAVSSWAETTIRFVLK; from the coding sequence ATGCCGGGCAATGATCGGCGACTTGAGTTGGTTCACGCCTGTCGGAATAGAGCGCTGCTGCAACTGTGCTGTAGCAAACTGGAAGCGGGGGCTGTTGCCATTGGCATGACCTTTCTGCTGTTTGCCGTGCTGCCGCTTGCTCTGCATCCGGGCTCTGCACCGATTCTGTCGCCTCAGGTTGTGGAACCAATCGCCGTGATCCGTTTGTCGCCGCCGCCATCACCGCCAGAACGCCAGCAGCGACCCAAGCCTGAGAGCAGCAGGTCTGAAGCGGTCAAGGCGCTTCCGAAGCGAGCTTTTCAACCATTGCAGGCGCAGTCATTGACGCTTCCTTTGGCACTGAACCCGCAGCTTACGGATCTGCCCATGGTTCCCGACTTGCCAGCGGCAACATTCCCCGAATCAGTTGGGGATTTTGCTGTTCCGGAGGTGTTCGACGTCGGCGATCTGGATCAACCTCTGATGGCTTTGGCTCGGCAACAACCCCTTTATCCGTTTTATGCCAAGCAACGTCGTATCGAAGGCGCAGTCCGGGTCAGGTTTATTGTCAATAAGGAAGGCCGGGTCGAAAACATCAGCATTGTCGACGCCAAGCCAGCGGAGGTGTTCGAGGAGAGTGTCATCCACTGTGTTTCCAGCTGGCGTTTTCGCCCCGGCACCATTGACGGGGTCGCTGTCAGCAGCTGGGCGGAAACAACGATCCGTTTTGTCCTCAAGTAG
- a CDS encoding tetratricopeptide repeat protein, with protein MKKIILLTALATFLPLVQGPMVYAEDPFDAIPVRVRLVLAKVSKLMERQDYSRAIALLENFQQQGTTPADQPKKLSSRGYDHPLIDYSLGNCYLLQQQYRQAARAYEQALKKNSAFVADWQNLAKSYYELHQYDDAARCFLAVAGRDGDHAADNRYYAAVSLLLAKRYEDAVRQFDQLFEQQTQQLPLAWQEHYVQALLAAGQGRRALPFLQDLVTATSGEARMKWQEVLLCQYLQLGMQSEARSYAKRLTHENCTCAKWWKTLSQIELAGDNDEEALAALTIYRFLSPLSENEKKLWADLNLQLNIPSQALAEYHRLLDEQPDPKILRKLVLAYRQLGQETRALQQLQHYAPTTEDGDLLMAKADLLYSLGRYAEAAATYRQVARQQGQYVGQAWLMAGYAAWQSEDLTASLSAFDNAAANKDQRQAALAAISKLQGLN; from the coding sequence ATGAAAAAAATAATTCTGCTAACGGCTCTGGCCACCTTTCTGCCCTTGGTGCAGGGGCCCATGGTGTATGCGGAAGACCCTTTTGATGCCATTCCGGTGCGGGTGCGGCTGGTCCTGGCAAAAGTCTCCAAGCTGATGGAGCGTCAGGATTATTCCCGGGCTATTGCGCTGCTGGAAAATTTCCAGCAGCAGGGGACAACTCCTGCCGATCAGCCTAAAAAACTCTCTTCTCGCGGTTATGATCATCCGTTGATCGATTATTCCCTGGGCAACTGTTATCTGCTGCAACAGCAATACCGGCAGGCCGCCCGGGCCTATGAGCAGGCATTGAAAAAAAACAGTGCTTTTGTCGCGGACTGGCAAAACCTGGCCAAAAGTTATTACGAACTGCACCAGTATGATGATGCGGCGCGCTGTTTTCTGGCTGTGGCCGGACGGGATGGTGATCATGCTGCGGATAATCGCTATTATGCCGCGGTTTCCCTGCTCCTGGCCAAACGCTATGAGGATGCGGTACGCCAGTTCGACCAGTTGTTTGAGCAGCAGACGCAGCAGCTCCCGCTGGCCTGGCAAGAGCACTATGTTCAGGCTCTGCTGGCGGCCGGGCAGGGCCGCCGGGCGCTGCCTTTTTTGCAGGATCTGGTCACGGCAACCTCCGGTGAGGCCAGAATGAAGTGGCAGGAAGTTCTGCTTTGTCAGTATCTGCAGCTTGGCATGCAAAGCGAAGCCCGGAGCTATGCCAAAAGACTCACCCATGAAAACTGCACCTGCGCAAAATGGTGGAAGACCCTGAGCCAAATCGAACTGGCCGGAGACAATGATGAAGAAGCCCTGGCGGCATTGACCATTTACCGGTTTCTGTCCCCGTTGTCCGAAAATGAGAAAAAACTTTGGGCTGATCTCAATCTGCAGCTGAATATTCCCAGCCAGGCCTTGGCGGAATATCACCGTCTGCTGGATGAACAGCCAGATCCGAAAATTCTTCGTAAGCTGGTTCTGGCCTATCGGCAGCTGGGCCAGGAGACCCGTGCCTTGCAACAATTACAGCACTATGCTCCCACCACTGAAGATGGTGATTTACTGATGGCAAAAGCGGACCTGCTGTATTCCCTGGGACGCTATGCCGAAGCGGCAGCCACTTACCGGCAAGTTGCTCGCCAGCAGGGCCAATATGTCGGCCAGGCCTGGCTGATGGCCGGTTATGCTGCCTGGCAGAGCGAAGATCTTACGGCCAGTTTGAGCGCATTTGACAATGCTGCCGCCAATAAAGATCAACGGCAGGCGGCATTGGCCGCAATAAGTAAGCTGCAGGGGTTGAATTGA
- a CDS encoding MotA/TolQ/ExbB proton channel family protein, producing the protein MSAWFTETLLPLENYLASGGITMIPLLAVCLLMWFLIIDRVLFFRRLQRRKMPLAEALVHIRENRLPTVRDGQGLSAVLVGEFITRRKNPAEDGPLLDALVAKHSRRVTACLPLIGVLATVAPLLGLLGTVTGMMTTFDVLALFGTGNARALASGISEALITTQSGLLIAIPGLYMKGFLERRAGTLQQRLTLFGYCLKRHLH; encoded by the coding sequence ATGTCGGCCTGGTTCACTGAAACCCTGCTACCGTTGGAGAACTACCTGGCGAGCGGGGGGATAACCATGATTCCTCTGCTCGCGGTGTGTCTGTTGATGTGGTTTCTGATTATCGATCGGGTGCTGTTTTTCCGTCGTCTGCAACGGCGCAAAATGCCCTTGGCTGAGGCTCTTGTGCACATTCGTGAAAATCGGTTGCCCACTGTTCGCGACGGCCAGGGGCTCAGCGCGGTTCTGGTGGGGGAATTTATCACCCGCCGGAAAAATCCCGCTGAGGATGGTCCGTTGCTTGATGCCCTGGTGGCCAAGCACAGTCGCCGGGTGACCGCCTGTCTGCCTTTAATCGGGGTTTTGGCAACGGTTGCCCCGCTGCTGGGACTGCTGGGAACGGTCACCGGGATGATGACGACCTTTGATGTGCTGGCCCTGTTCGGCACCGGCAATGCCCGAGCTTTGGCCAGTGGAATCTCGGAGGCCCTGATCACCACCCAGAGCGGCTTGCTGATAGCCATCCCCGGGCTGTACATGAAAGGTTTTCTGGAGCGGCGGGCCGGAACTCTGCAACAGCGTCTGACCCTGTTTGGCTATTGTCTTAAGCGGCATCTGCATTGA
- a CDS encoding DMT family transporter, translating to MRRHTEMKLVGRDGMNVAFGNRFCGSAGGPWLVLAAAMLWGTTGTAQALAPPASTPVAIAALRMSVAGLALLSGSLWRGGIQLRSWPVRITLSAGLFIALYQLSSFWAMNATGVAVGTIVAMGSAPVFAGLLEYLLWRRTPERRWYLSTALAFSGCLLLVLDSGNLQVEAVGVLVALVAGFSYAFYTLLMGLLVRRQAPADATAAVTCLGAIFLLPLLWQCDLQWLIQPNGWLVILHLGLIATALSYWLFAKGLAGVKTSTAVTLTLAEPLVATLLGILVVGERMTMLVSCGLVLIFAALALLLFPATKRSAGQ from the coding sequence ATGCGGCGGCACACCGAAATGAAGCTGGTCGGCAGGGACGGGATGAATGTTGCCTTTGGCAATCGGTTCTGCGGCAGTGCCGGTGGCCCCTGGCTGGTGCTGGCGGCAGCGATGCTGTGGGGAACCACGGGAACGGCCCAGGCGCTGGCCCCGCCAGCAAGTACCCCGGTGGCGATTGCCGCGCTGAGAATGAGCGTGGCCGGGCTGGCTTTGTTGAGTGGCTCCCTGTGGCGCGGTGGCATCCAACTGCGTTCCTGGCCGGTGCGGATCACCCTCTCCGCGGGCCTGTTCATTGCCCTTTATCAGCTCAGCAGCTTCTGGGCGATGAACGCGACCGGCGTCGCAGTCGGGACCATTGTCGCCATGGGCTCGGCACCGGTCTTTGCCGGCTTGCTCGAGTACCTGCTCTGGCGGCGTACTCCGGAGCGGCGCTGGTATCTGTCGACCGCCCTGGCTTTCAGTGGTTGTCTGCTGCTGGTGCTGGACTCCGGCAACCTGCAGGTTGAAGCCGTGGGTGTGCTGGTTGCACTGGTGGCGGGGTTTTCCTATGCGTTTTATACCCTGCTGATGGGGCTATTGGTGCGGCGGCAGGCTCCGGCCGACGCGACTGCTGCGGTGACCTGCCTGGGAGCTATTTTTTTGCTGCCGCTGCTCTGGCAATGTGATCTGCAGTGGCTGATCCAGCCGAACGGCTGGCTGGTGATTCTTCATTTAGGTTTGATTGCAACGGCTTTGTCCTATTGGCTGTTTGCCAAGGGGCTGGCCGGGGTGAAAACCTCGACAGCGGTGACTCTGACCCTGGCCGAACCGCTGGTTGCAACCCTGCTGGGAATTCTGGTGGTTGGTGAACGGATGACGATGCTGGTGAGCTGTGGCCTGGTGCTGATTTTTGCAGCGCTGGCACTGCTCCTGTTTCCCGCTACGAAACGCTCTGCCGGGCAGTAA
- the ppc gene encoding phosphoenolpyruvate carboxylase, whose product MFKSPDPLHQEIQQLGALLGQTIARDKTRDMVEKIEQIRELGKSSRSGEVEAFEPLLQKLEASSDEDLFVFARAFSKFLNLANIAEQEFFNTDEGEKLLASTNDANVFGAGLISKLTGSGIDPVRIRQAIEDLHIDLVLTAHPTEILRRSMIQKYNEINHCLREKPFGTSNPTTTRRLEDLLTQSWYSNEIRSQRPTPVDEAKWGFAVIEQPLWNAVPRFVKGLKNKIHEQLGISLPQSFCPIRFSSWMGGDRDGNPFVTAKATETVLLRARWQAAELFLRDLRLLIDEMSMSKASPELIAATEQAEEPYRYVLKQLRTLLNDSRNELEKRLKTGEWDESLVIKSNAQLLEPLELLYRSLIECNMAPVANGRLLDTLIRARCFGIFLVRLDIRQHSELHAQAIDEITQAIGLGRYLDWNEQQKQEFLKNELKSNRRLLPIDWQPSPETSEVLETLRLLAHQDRECLGIYIISMASEVSDVLAVQLLLKAAGVPFKLPIAPLFETLDDLNHAEQVCADLFACPDYKTYMGEHQYVMVGYSDSAKDAGVLSAAWAQYEAQENLVRLCAQHGIKLTLFHGRGGTIGRGGGPAHSAILSQPPGSLKGGFRVTEQGETIRMKFGTTKVAQKSLALYADAILEALLMPPPQPKPEWRQIMRQLSAKACQHYRSYVRDNKDFVRYFRQATPEQELAQLPLGSRPSKRKKDDSIESLRAIPWIFAWAQNRLVLPAWLGAAQAIKELDAEGEGQTIQEMTRQWPFFSSRLSMLEMVLTKADITISAIYEKHLVEASLHDIGAALRKQYQADLDFLLNFSGRDSLMHDAPWNLASIRRRASYLAPLHMMQIVLLKRYRAVPEMDNQHILTQAMMITIAGIAAGVRNTG is encoded by the coding sequence ATGTTCAAATCGCCGGACCCTTTACACCAGGAGATTCAACAGCTGGGAGCGTTGCTGGGGCAAACCATCGCCCGCGACAAAACCCGGGACATGGTTGAAAAAATAGAACAGATCAGGGAATTGGGAAAATCCTCGCGCAGCGGAGAGGTTGAAGCCTTTGAGCCGTTGTTGCAAAAACTCGAAGCAAGCAGCGATGAGGATCTGTTTGTGTTCGCCCGGGCCTTCTCCAAATTTCTCAACCTGGCCAATATTGCCGAACAGGAATTTTTCAATACTGATGAGGGGGAGAAGCTGCTGGCCAGCACCAATGACGCCAATGTCTTCGGCGCCGGGCTGATCAGCAAATTAACAGGCAGCGGGATCGATCCGGTGCGGATTCGTCAGGCCATTGAGGACCTCCATATCGACCTGGTGCTGACCGCCCACCCGACCGAGATCCTCCGCCGCAGCATGATCCAGAAATACAACGAGATCAACCACTGCCTGCGTGAAAAACCCTTCGGCACCAGTAATCCGACCACCACCCGGCGACTGGAAGACCTGTTGACCCAGAGCTGGTATTCCAACGAGATCCGCTCCCAGCGTCCGACCCCGGTGGATGAGGCCAAGTGGGGCTTTGCCGTCATCGAACAACCGCTCTGGAATGCCGTGCCACGGTTTGTCAAAGGGCTCAAAAACAAGATTCATGAACAACTCGGCATCAGCCTGCCGCAAAGCTTCTGTCCGATCCGTTTTTCGTCCTGGATGGGCGGCGACCGCGACGGTAATCCTTTTGTCACCGCCAAAGCCACCGAAACGGTTTTGTTGCGCGCCCGCTGGCAGGCGGCCGAACTCTTTCTGCGCGACCTGCGCCTGCTCATCGACGAAATGTCCATGTCCAAGGCCAGCCCGGAACTCATCGCCGCAACCGAGCAGGCCGAAGAACCGTATCGTTATGTCCTTAAACAGCTCAGAACCCTGTTGAACGACAGCCGCAATGAACTGGAAAAAAGACTGAAAACCGGCGAATGGGATGAATCCCTGGTCATTAAAAGTAACGCCCAGCTCCTTGAGCCACTGGAGCTGCTCTATCGTTCCCTCATTGAATGCAACATGGCCCCGGTCGCCAACGGCCGCCTCCTCGACACCCTGATTCGCGCCCGCTGTTTCGGCATTTTCCTGGTCCGTCTCGACATCCGTCAGCATTCGGAACTGCATGCCCAGGCCATTGATGAGATCACTCAGGCTATCGGCCTGGGACGTTATCTGGACTGGAACGAACAGCAGAAGCAGGAATTTTTGAAGAACGAACTGAAAAGCAATCGCCGGCTGTTGCCCATCGACTGGCAGCCCAGCCCGGAAACCAGTGAAGTTCTTGAGACCCTGCGCTTGCTCGCCCACCAGGACCGGGAATGCCTGGGAATCTACATCATCTCCATGGCCAGTGAAGTTTCCGATGTGCTGGCGGTGCAGCTGCTCCTCAAAGCGGCCGGGGTCCCTTTCAAATTGCCCATTGCCCCGCTCTTCGAAACCCTGGACGATCTCAACCATGCCGAGCAGGTCTGTGCCGACCTGTTTGCCTGCCCCGACTATAAGACCTACATGGGGGAACACCAGTATGTCATGGTCGGCTACAGCGATTCGGCCAAAGACGCCGGGGTCCTCTCAGCAGCCTGGGCCCAGTATGAAGCCCAGGAGAACCTGGTCCGACTCTGTGCCCAACACGGCATCAAACTGACCTTGTTCCATGGCCGCGGCGGTACCATCGGCCGCGGCGGCGGCCCGGCCCACTCGGCGATCTTGTCGCAGCCGCCCGGCTCCCTCAAGGGTGGCTTCCGGGTCACCGAGCAGGGCGAGACCATCCGAATGAAATTCGGCACTACCAAAGTTGCGCAGAAGAGTCTGGCGCTGTATGCCGATGCGATCCTTGAAGCGCTGTTGATGCCGCCCCCGCAGCCCAAACCGGAATGGCGTCAGATCATGCGGCAGCTGTCGGCCAAGGCCTGCCAGCACTACCGCAGCTATGTCCGCGACAACAAGGACTTTGTCCGTTATTTCCGCCAGGCCACCCCAGAGCAGGAGCTCGCCCAGCTGCCCCTCGGCAGCCGTCCGTCAAAGCGGAAAAAAGATGACAGTATTGAAAGCCTGAGAGCGATTCCGTGGATTTTTGCATGGGCACAGAACCGGCTGGTCCTGCCAGCCTGGCTGGGAGCAGCTCAGGCGATCAAGGAGTTGGACGCGGAAGGGGAAGGGCAGACTATTCAGGAGATGACTCGGCAATGGCCGTTCTTTTCAAGCCGTTTGAGCATGCTGGAAATGGTTCTGACCAAAGCCGATATCACGATTTCGGCGATCTACGAAAAGCACCTGGTTGAAGCCTCGTTGCATGACATCGGCGCGGCCCTGCGTAAACAATATCAAGCGGATCTCGATTTTCTGCTCAACTTCTCCGGCCGCGATTCACTGATGCATGACGCACCTTGGAATCTGGCCTCCATCAGACGGCGGGCGTCTTACCTGGCCCCCTTGCACATGATGCAGATCGTGCTGCTCAAACGCTACCGGGCGGTCCCCGAAATGGACAATCAGCACATCCTGACCCAGGCGATGATGATCACCATCGCCGGCATTGCCGCAGGGGTCAGAAATACCGGCTAA
- a CDS encoding ExbD/TolR family protein: MIDIAGQRRGKRAQADLNMAPLIDMVFILLIFFLVTTSFVKETGVEVNRPSAASAVSQNKTNILLAITPQNRIYMDHREIDLRAVRANVERALAENPDGSVVVVADRDSNTGIAIQVMDGCRQAGARNVALAAQQPH, encoded by the coding sequence ATGATCGATATTGCCGGACAAAGAAGAGGAAAGCGCGCTCAGGCGGATCTGAACATGGCGCCGCTTATCGATATGGTGTTTATTCTGCTGATTTTTTTTCTGGTCACAACCTCCTTTGTCAAAGAAACAGGAGTCGAGGTCAACCGGCCGTCTGCCGCCAGCGCAGTCAGTCAGAATAAAACCAACATTCTGCTCGCGATCACCCCGCAGAACCGGATTTACATGGATCATCGGGAAATCGATCTCCGCGCGGTGCGGGCCAATGTCGAACGCGCCCTGGCGGAAAATCCCGACGGCAGCGTGGTCGTGGTGGCTGATCGTGACAGCAATACGGGAATTGCCATCCAGGTGATGGACGGCTGTCGCCAGGCCGGAGCCAGAAATGTCGCGTTGGCCGCGCAGCAACCCCACTGA